In Silvanigrella paludirubra, one DNA window encodes the following:
- a CDS encoding UDP-N-acetylmuramoyl-tripeptide--D-alanyl-D-alanine ligase, with protein MWPLTANEIYQVITKDSKKRNDFENIIIDGVCLDSRKVKPQLLFVAIEGERFDAHSFLEDCFSKGTQVALVNKNSSYLNNLSIENRKKCIEVENVLDKFREFAKFMRSRFSFPVIGVAGSNGKTTTKEMLASLLGGNQFKVTKTEKSENGFLGMAVTLCQQEHNKINPPNALVLEIGIDDIGAMEQHVALGTPDVSIITALGPEHLEHLINWETAAKEELIIFQNPNTKRVWQFEDDKILQAFEENLKSKKLGSNHFMNTENDFVVIEKNKLKTIFIDKESLLEHISQIIVWQVPEESSTESDIIFEIFSNINTLKLNGNIKFNVPLPGKHNAANFALAFATAIMQNRSLNEIVSGWSQFVSPPMRSRVTTLKNGIILFNDCYNSSPMSLEAALQSIENKEWKEKNKVVILGDMLDLGGESKYWHEKVFNSLKNIQNAYLCLYGSAMYDCYKLLKEKEDTLISNNNTRLFWRAADEEPSQFLTDIDVNFSDYVILVKGSRGMKLDRVVKSIEEKYC; from the coding sequence ATGTGGCCTCTTACCGCTAATGAAATTTATCAAGTAATTACAAAAGATTCAAAAAAAAGAAATGATTTCGAAAATATAATTATAGATGGTGTTTGTTTAGATAGTAGAAAAGTAAAACCACAACTATTATTCGTCGCCATTGAAGGGGAACGTTTTGATGCACACTCTTTTTTAGAGGATTGTTTTTCAAAAGGAACACAGGTTGCCCTTGTAAATAAAAATTCGAGTTATTTAAATAATCTGTCTATTGAAAATAGAAAAAAATGTATCGAAGTTGAAAATGTTCTTGATAAATTTAGAGAGTTTGCAAAATTTATGCGTTCTCGTTTTTCATTTCCTGTAATAGGGGTTGCGGGAAGTAACGGAAAAACAACAACAAAAGAAATGCTTGCCAGTTTATTAGGTGGAAATCAATTTAAGGTAACGAAAACAGAAAAAAGTGAAAATGGTTTTTTGGGTATGGCTGTTACTTTGTGCCAACAAGAGCATAATAAAATAAATCCACCAAATGCTTTAGTATTGGAAATTGGAATAGATGATATTGGAGCTATGGAGCAACATGTTGCTTTAGGTACTCCCGATGTTTCTATAATAACTGCTTTAGGACCTGAACATTTAGAACATTTAATCAATTGGGAAACGGCTGCAAAAGAAGAACTTATTATCTTTCAAAATCCAAATACAAAAAGAGTTTGGCAATTTGAAGATGATAAAATATTACAAGCTTTTGAAGAAAATTTAAAATCGAAAAAGCTAGGTTCAAATCATTTTATGAATACTGAAAATGATTTTGTTGTTATTGAAAAAAACAAACTGAAAACAATTTTCATTGATAAAGAAAGTTTATTAGAACATATTTCTCAAATTATTGTCTGGCAAGTACCTGAAGAATCTAGTACAGAAAGTGATATTATATTTGAAATTTTTTCTAATATAAATACCCTAAAATTAAATGGAAATATTAAATTCAATGTTCCTTTGCCCGGAAAACATAATGCTGCAAATTTTGCTTTAGCCTTTGCAACTGCTATAATGCAAAATAGAAGTTTGAACGAAATTGTTTCGGGCTGGTCGCAATTCGTTTCACCACCCATGCGTTCAAGAGTAACAACATTAAAAAATGGAATCATTTTATTTAATGACTGTTACAACTCGAGTCCAATGAGTTTAGAGGCAGCATTACAATCAATTGAAAATAAGGAATGGAAAGAAAAAAATAAGGTAGTTATTTTAGGTGACATGCTTGATCTCGGCGGCGAGTCAAAATACTGGCATGAGAAAGTGTTCAACTCGCTAAAAAATATCCAGAACGCCTACTTGTGCCTTTATGGATCCGCCATGTATGATTGTTATAAGTTACTTAAAGAAAAAGAAGATACGTTAATATCGAATAATAATACTAGGCTTTTCTGGCGTGCCGCTGATGAAGAGCCTAGTCAGTTTCTAACTGATATTGATGTGAACTTTTCTGATTATGTTATTTTGGTTAAAGGCAGCCGAGGAATGAAACTTGATAGAGTGGTTAAATCTATTGAGGAGAAATATTGTTGA
- a CDS encoding peptidoglycan D,D-transpeptidase FtsI family protein, with protein MKNYKNKTSFIQKAKNYFNPKLIQVEFNYRKRAFIMSAIFFAALFLILMRYAYLTVLPTDLRTKLLATGSRQFETSVTLSKPRATITDRNGKVLAVSVSSTSLFILTRKMPKDEETLRKVAKQIKVPYQDLEALKKEKKNFVWLRRQMTQTELNEIGSIKKWKNFLDTVEEPKRIYPEKDVAAQLIGFVGADGSGLEGVEKIYNTRLTEKPTKVDARRDARGRVVIDTPNDASKPSQNLPNLRLSIDLSIQQFAQNALRDGAIKSKAKGGSAVVIDVTSGELLAIASYPTYDLNNPPNNDPDARRFRPVMDAIELGSASKPMWIAKALDLGIITPNTMFDVRGGKMFLPGGKIRDDHPVDHSLDTQGVLRYSSNVGMYQISLKAGREKLYESLMKVGFGRSPGTGFPGEWKGRIHKPENWSEMRFANMSFGQGYAISALQLAHAVSIMAGGGQDRGVNLIAKDKEAEKNFVGPPIQFISKETSKLVSNMMGKVIEESNAGRIPGVYVGGKTGTAQIWSNKDKAYSERTAVYQGIIPANNPKLAIIVVLDEVRVRPAYGAMLAGPVFSQIGRRTVDYLNSQGVFSVEPFANAYLSKTEDKTPLQ; from the coding sequence ATGAAAAACTATAAGAATAAAACATCATTTATACAAAAAGCAAAAAATTATTTTAATCCTAAATTAATACAAGTTGAATTTAATTATAGAAAAAGAGCATTCATCATGAGTGCCATTTTTTTTGCAGCACTATTTTTAATTTTAATGAGATACGCCTATTTAACTGTTCTTCCTACAGATTTAAGAACAAAATTACTAGCCACTGGTTCGAGGCAATTTGAAACCAGTGTTACGTTATCAAAACCGCGAGCAACCATTACCGATAGAAATGGAAAGGTTCTTGCAGTGAGTGTTTCCAGTACCAGTTTATTTATTTTGACTCGTAAAATGCCTAAAGACGAAGAAACGCTTAGAAAAGTAGCAAAACAAATTAAAGTACCATACCAAGACTTAGAAGCGTTAAAAAAAGAAAAAAAGAATTTTGTTTGGCTTAGAAGACAAATGACTCAAACCGAACTAAATGAAATCGGTTCTATTAAAAAATGGAAAAACTTTTTAGACACCGTTGAAGAACCAAAACGTATTTATCCCGAAAAAGATGTCGCCGCCCAATTGATCGGATTTGTCGGAGCAGATGGAAGTGGCCTTGAAGGCGTTGAAAAAATTTATAACACCCGTCTTACTGAAAAACCAACAAAAGTAGACGCTCGTCGCGATGCCCGCGGCCGTGTTGTGATTGATACGCCAAACGATGCTTCTAAACCTTCTCAAAATCTCCCAAATTTAAGATTGTCTATCGATCTTTCTATTCAACAATTTGCACAAAATGCACTGCGTGATGGGGCCATAAAGTCAAAAGCAAAAGGCGGAAGTGCGGTTGTGATCGATGTTACTTCTGGTGAATTGTTAGCTATTGCAAGTTATCCTACGTATGACTTAAATAATCCACCAAATAATGATCCCGATGCACGCCGTTTTCGTCCTGTAATGGATGCCATTGAACTTGGTTCTGCTTCTAAACCAATGTGGATCGCCAAAGCTCTTGACCTTGGTATTATTACTCCAAACACCATGTTCGATGTCCGTGGCGGGAAAATGTTTTTGCCAGGTGGAAAAATTCGCGATGACCACCCTGTAGATCATAGCTTAGATACACAAGGTGTTCTTAGATACTCCAGTAACGTAGGAATGTATCAAATCTCTCTAAAAGCAGGACGTGAAAAATTATATGAATCTCTTATGAAAGTCGGATTTGGCCGCTCACCAGGAACGGGATTCCCAGGAGAATGGAAAGGACGTATTCATAAGCCAGAAAACTGGAGTGAAATGCGTTTTGCAAATATGTCCTTTGGACAAGGTTACGCCATTTCTGCTCTACAACTTGCACATGCCGTCTCTATTATGGCAGGTGGCGGACAAGATCGTGGTGTTAACTTAATTGCAAAAGACAAAGAAGCAGAAAAGAATTTTGTGGGACCACCTATTCAATTTATTTCTAAAGAAACAAGTAAATTGGTTTCTAATATGATGGGTAAAGTAATTGAAGAAAGTAACGCAGGAAGAATTCCTGGTGTTTATGTTGGTGGCAAAACAGGTACAGCACAAATTTGGTCCAATAAAGATAAAGCTTATTCAGAAAGAACTGCTGTTTATCAAGGAATTATTCCAGCAAATAATCCAAAACTTGCTATTATTGTTGTGCTCGATGAAGTAAGAGTGCGACCCGCTTATGGAGCCATGCTCGCTGGCCCTGTGTTTAGTCAAATTGGGAGAAGAACGGTCGACTACTTAAATTCACAAGGTGTGTTTAGCGTTGAACCTTTTGCCAACGCTTATCTTTCAAAAACCGAAGATAAAACCCCTTTACAATAA